In Ruminococcaceae bacterium BL-6, a genomic segment contains:
- a CDS encoding ABC transporter permease codes for MQKVSTPKKSGPPENEVPKNIRMRPYFIIAPGMIILIGIMIPFFMAIFLSFTNYSFKNINWHLVWLKNWIGMFKDAEFYHSLLVTLEYGILATGVQMVLGSVIALLLRKNTLFNKILKVLFTFPLMVAPAIAVLIWQLMTSNSVGVLEKFLNLIGVFNFPWASSAKTAMFTAVLIDTWVNLPFVLLLVLAGIQSLPKSPFEAAQVDGAGAWFTFKTLTFPMLKPFMYIALLFRLMAALQEFGIIFALSKGGPGDSLMNMSLTAYMEAFKYSKVGASLPYLLVLWVIINYSAKAIVKRQRALAKQAQGY; via the coding sequence ATGCAGAAAGTTTCAACCCCGAAAAAATCCGGCCCCCCTGAAAACGAGGTGCCCAAAAACATCCGGATGCGCCCGTATTTCATCATCGCGCCCGGAATGATCATCCTGATCGGGATCATGATTCCGTTTTTTATGGCCATTTTCCTGTCCTTTACGAATTATTCGTTCAAAAACATAAACTGGCATCTCGTCTGGCTGAAAAACTGGATCGGGATGTTCAAGGACGCCGAGTTCTATCACTCCCTGCTGGTCACGCTGGAATATGGGATTCTGGCAACCGGAGTTCAGATGGTCCTTGGTTCCGTCATCGCCCTTCTGCTCCGGAAAAACACGCTGTTCAACAAGATTCTGAAAGTCCTGTTCACGTTCCCGCTGATGGTCGCCCCGGCGATCGCCGTGCTGATCTGGCAGCTGATGACTTCCAATTCGGTCGGGGTGCTGGAAAAATTTCTGAACCTGATCGGCGTGTTCAACTTTCCGTGGGCGTCGTCCGCGAAAACGGCGATGTTCACCGCCGTGCTGATCGACACATGGGTCAATCTCCCGTTCGTGCTGCTGCTGGTTCTGGCCGGGATCCAGTCCCTGCCGAAATCCCCGTTCGAGGCGGCCCAGGTCGACGGCGCCGGCGCGTGGTTCACGTTCAAGACGCTCACCTTCCCCATGCTCAAGCCGTTCATGTACATTGCGCTGCTGTTCCGCCTGATGGCGGCCCTTCAGGAATTCGGGATCATCTTCGCGCTTTCCAAGGGCGGCCCGGGGGACTCCCTGATGAACATGTCCCTGACGGCCTATATGGAGGCGTTCAAGTATTCTAAAGTGGGCGCTTCGCTGCCGTATCTGCTGGTGCTGTGGGTCATCATCAACTACTCCGCCAAGGCGATCGTGAAAAGGCAGCGCGCGCTCGCAAAACAGGCCCAGGGCTATTAA
- a CDS encoding conserved protein of unknown function (Evidence 4 : Unknown function but conserved in other organisms) has product MRRRKICVIELEPERPLPPPGPEFLENLQRAVLLSLLESGMLTGEQYGRCEEKLFGNRLKTDSVDRRGKKQ; this is encoded by the coding sequence ATGAGGCGGAGAAAGATCTGCGTGATCGAACTGGAACCGGAGAGACCGCTGCCCCCGCCCGGCCCGGAATTTCTCGAAAACCTTCAAAGGGCCGTTCTGCTGTCGCTCCTGGAAAGCGGGATGCTGACGGGGGAGCAGTACGGCCGCTGCGAGGAAAAGCTGTTCGGGAACCGCCTGAAAACGGATTCTGTTGACAGGCGGGGAAAAAAGCAATAG
- the malK gene encoding Trehalose/maltose import ATP-binding protein MalK — MAQIELENITKRYGDKTALDHISLCVRDNEFFVLFGPAGAGKTTLLKTIAGIEFPQEGLVKINGKTVNQVEPMNRNVSMVFENYALYPQLSVYDNIAFPMRSRLYKKDEAYIKSAVDRVTKMLNISNLLDRRPVQLSNGQRQRVAIGRCLVREPNVFLMDEPLAHLDAKLRHFMREELKEMQSSFNTTTIYVTHDYMEAMSLADRIAVLNNGKFEQTGTAREMYYEPANEFVAKLFGEPEINLFPAELYEEEGILKLRAFSKDTSLIPRGDVSAALRENGGKAVDVGIRGADIDFSFENRGDGWVRGSVYACEPIGNKVIVTVTVAETQVRVVAPNSTRAELDSDIYLRFHTEDLLYFDEMTKESIGRSGGKRPAEKTKQAEGVVETWHS; from the coding sequence ATGGCTCAAATCGAACTGGAAAACATCACAAAACGCTACGGGGACAAAACCGCGCTGGACCATATCAGCCTCTGCGTCAGGGACAACGAGTTCTTCGTCCTGTTCGGCCCCGCCGGCGCCGGAAAGACGACCTTGCTGAAAACCATCGCGGGGATCGAGTTTCCCCAGGAGGGCCTTGTCAAAATCAATGGAAAAACCGTGAACCAGGTAGAGCCGATGAACCGGAACGTCTCGATGGTGTTCGAAAATTACGCGCTCTACCCGCAGCTTTCGGTTTACGACAACATCGCGTTCCCGATGCGCAGCAGGCTCTATAAAAAAGACGAGGCGTACATCAAAAGCGCGGTCGACCGGGTCACCAAAATGCTCAACATCAGCAACCTGCTGGACCGCAGGCCGGTTCAGCTTTCCAACGGGCAGCGGCAGCGTGTCGCGATCGGGAGATGCCTGGTTCGCGAGCCGAACGTCTTCCTGATGGATGAGCCGCTCGCGCACCTGGACGCAAAGCTTCGCCATTTCATGCGCGAGGAGCTCAAGGAGATGCAGAGCTCGTTCAACACGACGACGATTTACGTCACGCACGATTACATGGAGGCGATGTCCCTCGCGGACCGCATCGCGGTGCTGAACAACGGGAAATTCGAGCAGACTGGCACGGCGCGCGAAATGTATTACGAGCCGGCGAACGAGTTCGTGGCAAAGCTGTTCGGCGAGCCGGAGATCAACCTTTTCCCGGCGGAGCTGTACGAGGAAGAGGGCATCCTGAAGCTGCGCGCCTTTTCGAAGGACACTTCGCTGATTCCCCGCGGCGACGTTTCGGCGGCGCTGCGGGAAAACGGCGGAAAGGCGGTGGATGTCGGCATCAGGGGCGCGGATATCGATTTCAGCTTTGAAAACCGCGGGGACGGCTGGGTCAGGGGAAGCGTCTACGCCTGCGAGCCGATCGGCAACAAGGTGATCGTCACCGTGACCGTCGCGGAAACCCAGGTCCGCGTCGTCGCGCCGAACAGCACGAGGGCGGAGCTGGATTCCGACATCTACCTTCGGTTCCACACGGAAGACCTGCTGTATTTCGACGAGATGACGAAGGAATCAATCGGGCGAAGCGGCGGAAAGCGCCCGGCGGAAAAGACAAAACAGGCGGAAGGCGTGGTGGAAACGTGGCACAGCTGA
- a CDS encoding ABC transporter ATP-binding protein, whose protein sequence is MCYYEKNKKDRVKKCADNLFFEQNGTFAVARPCGLCSGAEKWMPAQAPPHFFAARPSAGEICFSADPNSRFFVGGMLMLQIKQLTVAHRKDGRVMLKDFSFALNPGDRAVIIGEEGDGKSTLLKLIYDETLVADYAEFSGEIVKSGLRLGYLAQELSADRKKLSVLEFCSELPSFYGLTPAELSGIAFQLGLPAELFYSDQAVGSLSGGERVKLQLAGLLMERPDVLLLDEPSGDLDLETLEWLENFLNTCGLPMLYVSHDETLIERTANVVIHLEQVRRKTVPRHTVARMPYRRYVEERLSGFAHEAREARREQREYEQQQEKFRRIQSRVEYEQANISRGDPHGGQLLKKKMKAVKSLERRFDREHAERTQLPDTEDAILVRFGEDVTVPNGKTVLDFQLGELKIKDRVLARNISLHVTGPEKLCIIGKNGAGKTTLLRKIAAELLGRRDIRAAYLPQDYEDLLSGERTPVEFLSVSGGREEKTKIRTFLGSMRYTADEMEHRACELSGGQKAKLLFLKMVLDGSNVLILDEPTRNFSPLSNPVIRDVLKSFGGAVVSVSHDRKFISEVCTRVVRLTEAGLSPVSAPPEESRA, encoded by the coding sequence ATGTGCTATTATGAAAAAAACAAAAAAGATCGGGTGAAAAAATGCGCAGATAATCTATTTTTCGAGCAAAACGGAACGTTCGCTGTGGCCCGCCCCTGCGGGCTTTGTTCCGGTGCCGAAAAGTGGATGCCTGCGCAGGCGCCGCCGCACTTTTTCGCGGCGCGCCCTTCCGCCGGCGAAATCTGCTTTTCGGCTGATCCGAACAGCAGATTTTTTGTTGGGGGAATGTTGATGCTGCAGATCAAACAACTCACGGTCGCCCACCGCAAGGACGGCCGCGTCATGCTGAAGGATTTTTCCTTCGCGCTGAACCCCGGGGACCGGGCGGTGATCATCGGGGAGGAAGGAGACGGAAAATCCACCCTGCTCAAGCTGATTTATGACGAAACGCTTGTCGCGGATTACGCGGAGTTTTCCGGGGAAATCGTAAAATCGGGCCTGCGGCTCGGGTATCTGGCCCAGGAGCTGTCCGCGGACCGGAAGAAGCTGTCCGTGCTGGAATTCTGCTCTGAGCTGCCGTCCTTTTACGGCCTGACGCCGGCGGAGCTTTCCGGAATCGCGTTTCAGCTCGGCCTTCCCGCCGAACTGTTCTATTCCGACCAGGCCGTCGGCTCGCTTTCGGGCGGCGAGCGGGTGAAGCTTCAGCTTGCGGGGCTTCTGATGGAGCGGCCCGACGTGCTGCTGCTGGATGAGCCGTCCGGGGACCTGGACCTGGAGACGCTGGAATGGCTGGAAAATTTCCTGAATACCTGCGGGCTTCCCATGTTGTACGTTTCGCACGACGAAACGCTGATCGAGCGGACCGCGAACGTCGTGATCCATCTGGAGCAGGTGCGCCGCAAAACCGTGCCGCGCCATACCGTCGCGCGGATGCCCTACCGGCGGTATGTGGAGGAGCGGCTTTCGGGCTTTGCCCATGAGGCGCGCGAGGCGCGCCGGGAACAACGGGAATACGAACAGCAGCAGGAGAAATTCCGGCGCATCCAGTCCCGGGTGGAATACGAGCAGGCCAATATTTCCCGCGGGGATCCGCACGGGGGACAGCTGCTCAAAAAGAAGATGAAGGCGGTCAAGTCGCTGGAACGCCGCTTCGACCGCGAGCACGCGGAAAGGACGCAGCTACCCGACACGGAGGATGCGATCCTCGTCAGATTCGGGGAGGATGTCACGGTCCCGAACGGCAAAACCGTTCTGGATTTTCAGCTCGGCGAGTTGAAAATAAAGGACCGGGTGCTCGCGCGGAACATCAGCCTGCATGTGACGGGCCCGGAAAAGCTGTGCATCATCGGAAAAAACGGCGCGGGGAAGACCACGCTGCTCCGGAAGATCGCCGCGGAGCTTCTCGGCCGCCGCGACATCCGGGCGGCCTATCTGCCGCAGGATTACGAGGACCTTCTGTCCGGCGAAAGGACGCCGGTGGAATTTCTGTCCGTTTCCGGCGGCAGGGAGGAAAAGACGAAAATCCGAACCTTCCTCGGCAGTATGAGGTACACCGCCGACGAAATGGAGCATCGGGCCTGCGAGCTTTCGGGCGGGCAGAAGGCGAAGCTGCTGTTCCTGAAAATGGTTCTGGACGGCTCAAACGTGCTGATCCTCGACGAGCCGACGCGGAACTTTTCGCCGCTCTCGAACCCTGTGATCCGGGATGTGCTGAAATCGTTCGGCGGCGCCGTCGTCAGCGTTTCGCACGACCGCAAGTTTATCTCGGAGGTATGCACCCGGGTGGTGCGGCTGACGGAAGCGGGGCTTTCTCCCGTTTCCGCCCCGCCGGAGGAAAGCCGCGCCTGA
- the frlP gene encoding fructose-amino acid ABC transporter (ATP-binding subunit) (Evidence 2a : Function from experimental evidences in other organisms; PubMedId : 23175651, 27501980; Product type t : transporter), with protein MAQLTLRGVCKRYDAEKKLFHKKKESNLAVRDLSFSCSDGEFIGILGPSGCGKSTTLRMIAGLEQITRGDIYIGDARINDLMPKDRNIGLAFEDYALYPPLSVYDNLAFNMRAKKMSEDEIDKSIRYVAPLLKVDDLLDRKPTALSGGQKQRVNIARAIVRRPGLLLLDEPLSHLDGKMRQTLRHEIKRMHHEIKCTTIIVTHDQMEAMSLADRIVIMKDGELQQMGTPLEVYDDPANVFVAGFIGDPPMNLLPSVIAEIGGLFFFTFPESEIRIEVPQRYQKALHNGMEVILGVRPVDILIDDGSSFSTPASVSIFEDLGDERRVGVRVGGQLLNITTNDSVYYEKGQTIRMSFHAERTHLFDPETGERIHVPE; from the coding sequence GTGGCACAGCTGACTTTGCGCGGCGTCTGCAAACGGTACGACGCCGAAAAAAAATTATTCCATAAAAAGAAAGAATCGAATCTTGCCGTCAGGGATCTTTCGTTTTCCTGCAGCGACGGCGAATTCATCGGGATCCTCGGGCCCTCCGGCTGCGGAAAATCGACGACGCTCCGCATGATCGCGGGGCTGGAGCAGATCACCCGGGGCGATATTTACATCGGGGACGCGCGGATCAACGACCTGATGCCGAAGGACCGGAACATCGGCCTCGCGTTCGAGGACTACGCGCTGTATCCGCCCCTGAGCGTTTACGACAACCTCGCCTTTAACATGCGCGCGAAAAAGATGAGCGAGGACGAAATCGACAAATCCATCCGGTACGTCGCTCCGCTGCTGAAGGTGGACGATCTGCTGGACCGGAAGCCCACCGCCCTTTCCGGCGGCCAGAAGCAGCGGGTGAACATCGCCCGCGCGATCGTGAGAAGGCCGGGGTTGCTTCTGCTCGACGAGCCGCTGAGCCATCTGGACGGCAAAATGCGCCAGACGCTGCGGCACGAGATCAAGCGGATGCACCACGAGATCAAATGCACGACGATCATCGTGACGCACGACCAGATGGAGGCGATGTCCCTCGCGGACCGCATCGTCATCATGAAGGACGGGGAGCTTCAGCAGATGGGCACGCCGCTCGAGGTTTACGACGATCCCGCGAACGTTTTCGTCGCGGGGTTCATCGGGGACCCCCCGATGAACCTGCTGCCTTCCGTCATCGCGGAGATCGGCGGCCTGTTCTTCTTCACGTTCCCCGAAAGCGAGATCCGCATCGAGGTTCCGCAGAGATACCAGAAGGCGCTCCACAACGGGATGGAGGTGATCCTGGGCGTGCGCCCCGTGGATATCCTGATCGACGACGGCTCCTCGTTCAGCACGCCGGCATCCGTATCGATCTTCGAGGATCTCGGCGACGAACGCCGGGTCGGCGTGCGGGTCGGCGGGCAGCTGCTCAACATCACGACGAACGACAGCGTCTATTATGAGAAAGGGCAGACCATCCGCATGTCCTTCCACGCGGAACGCACCCATTTGTTCGATCCGGAAACAGGGGAACGGATTCATGTTCCCGAATAA
- a CDS encoding Carbohydrate ABC transporter permease — protein MNQNKRTAGSLLGALGRNVVLIIYALFALFPLIWMVLCSFKSDVQMYNTVFRFTPTLENYRNVLFGTDYFRAFFQNLLVSGVAVVITIVAGVPIAYALARYDFRKKEDVAFTILSFKFAPEILVCLPVFLIFQKIGLYDTYFGLIWVYQLVTMPLVIWVVRGYFEDISVEIEQAAELDGYRWYEIFMKTLVPLIKPGLVAAGLLAFIFAWNDFTFPLILSGFNVQTITITSMRYIASDTVHYGQVAVAATIAVLPEVIVCLFIQKHLVRGLSFGAVKG, from the coding sequence GTGAATCAAAACAAGAGAACGGCAGGCTCCCTTCTGGGCGCGCTCGGGCGCAACGTTGTGCTGATCATCTATGCGCTGTTCGCCCTGTTTCCGCTGATCTGGATGGTCCTGTGCTCGTTCAAATCCGACGTGCAGATGTACAACACCGTGTTCCGTTTCACCCCCACGCTGGAAAACTACCGCAACGTGCTTTTCGGCACGGACTACTTCAGGGCGTTCTTCCAGAACCTTCTGGTTTCGGGGGTGGCGGTCGTCATTACCATCGTAGCCGGCGTCCCGATCGCCTACGCCCTTGCGCGGTACGATTTCCGCAAAAAAGAGGACGTCGCGTTCACCATCCTCTCGTTCAAGTTCGCGCCGGAGATTCTGGTGTGCCTGCCGGTTTTCCTCATCTTTCAGAAAATCGGCCTCTACGACACGTATTTCGGCCTGATCTGGGTGTACCAGCTCGTCACGATGCCGCTGGTCATCTGGGTGGTGCGCGGCTATTTCGAGGACATCAGCGTCGAGATCGAGCAGGCCGCCGAGCTGGACGGCTACCGGTGGTATGAGATCTTCATGAAGACGCTGGTCCCGCTCATCAAGCCGGGGCTTGTCGCGGCCGGCCTGCTGGCCTTCATCTTCGCGTGGAACGATTTCACGTTCCCGCTGATCCTGAGCGGCTTCAACGTGCAGACCATCACCATCACATCCATGCGGTACATCGCGTCCGACACGGTCCATTACGGGCAGGTCGCGGTCGCCGCCACCATTGCCGTACTGCCGGAAGTGATCGTGTGCCTGTTCATCCAGAAACATCTGGTGCGCGGCCTCAGCTTCGGCGCGGTCAAGGGATAA
- a CDS encoding Sugar ABC transporter substrate-binding protein has product MRGKRYLALALASALLAGTFSGCSGGSTGTAASANPGASQGSAAANGSFDWKKYSGTTLKVSLNQNCTGEAIIAKIPEFEKATGIKVEHSITPEANYFDKVSTSLSSRSGDPDLFMSGPYQLWDYSSAGYVEDLNTYLNDPSKVPSDYDFKDLIPATVNALKWDGVAGHKVGSGKQLALPMNFEIYSLAYNTEAFKKLNLEVPKTLDQLAEVSEKLKGWNGPGSYGLAIRGARDWGTIHPAYMSEFTNYGAKDFAIEDGKLVSKVNSPEAVKMTSYWVDLIKKGCASSWAKYTWYEAGADLGAGKAAMLFDADNNGIQQNWDGASQEAGKIAWTTMPLVKEGDTPKSNMWVWSMAMNSNSKHKDAAWYFLLYFTSKDFFRYASVEGKNVDPTRTSTWEDEGFKAKMAKQSGYIETYQKTVENATILFTPQPSFFETTTDWAETLQDIVAGKYSSVQEGMDTLKAKMDKAVEDVEVG; this is encoded by the coding sequence ATGAGAGGTAAAAGGTATTTAGCACTGGCACTGGCATCGGCACTGCTGGCCGGAACCTTTTCCGGCTGCTCCGGCGGCAGCACGGGCACCGCGGCATCCGCGAATCCCGGGGCGTCGCAGGGCTCCGCGGCGGCCAACGGGTCTTTCGACTGGAAAAAGTATTCCGGCACGACCCTGAAGGTCAGTTTGAATCAGAACTGCACGGGCGAAGCGATCATCGCGAAAATCCCCGAGTTCGAAAAAGCGACGGGGATCAAGGTGGAGCATTCCATCACCCCGGAGGCAAACTATTTCGACAAGGTCTCCACATCCCTTTCCAGCCGCTCCGGCGACCCGGATCTGTTTATGTCCGGCCCTTATCAGCTGTGGGATTATTCCTCCGCCGGGTATGTGGAGGACCTGAACACCTACCTGAACGACCCCAGCAAAGTGCCGTCGGACTATGATTTCAAAGATCTGATCCCCGCCACCGTGAACGCCCTGAAATGGGACGGCGTGGCCGGCCACAAGGTCGGGTCGGGGAAACAGCTGGCGCTGCCCATGAACTTTGAAATCTATTCGCTCGCCTACAATACGGAGGCTTTCAAAAAGCTGAATCTCGAGGTTCCGAAGACCCTGGATCAGCTCGCAGAGGTGAGCGAGAAGCTCAAGGGCTGGAACGGGCCCGGCTCCTACGGCCTCGCGATCCGCGGCGCGCGGGACTGGGGCACCATTCACCCGGCCTATATGAGCGAATTCACGAACTACGGCGCGAAGGACTTCGCCATTGAAGACGGCAAGCTGGTTTCCAAAGTGAACTCCCCCGAAGCGGTCAAAATGACGAGCTACTGGGTGGACCTGATCAAGAAGGGCTGCGCGTCCTCGTGGGCGAAATACACCTGGTACGAAGCCGGAGCCGACCTGGGCGCGGGAAAAGCCGCGATGCTGTTCGATGCCGACAACAACGGAATCCAGCAGAACTGGGACGGAGCGTCTCAGGAAGCGGGAAAAATCGCGTGGACGACCATGCCGCTTGTAAAAGAGGGCGACACCCCGAAATCGAACATGTGGGTCTGGTCGATGGCGATGAACAGCAATTCCAAACATAAGGATGCGGCGTGGTATTTCCTGCTGTACTTCACCAGCAAGGATTTCTTCCGCTATGCTTCCGTCGAAGGCAAAAACGTCGACCCAACCCGCACCTCCACCTGGGAGGACGAAGGCTTCAAGGCAAAAATGGCGAAGCAGTCCGGCTATATCGAGACCTATCAGAAGACGGTCGAGAATGCGACGATCCTGTTCACGCCCCAGCCCTCTTTCTTTGAAACGACGACCGACTGGGCCGAAACGCTGCAGGACATTGTCGCCGGAAAATATTCGAGCGTTCAGGAAGGGATGGACACCCTGAAAGCAAAAATGGATAAAGCCGTGGAGGACGTGGAAGTCGGTTAA
- the thiC gene encoding Phosphomethylpyrimidine synthase → MRNGKTQMEAAKNGEITEEMETVAKKESMEPERLRQLVACGRVAIPANVNHKSLSAEGIGGGLKTKINVNLGISGDCRDYSVEMKKVDLALRFGAEAIMDLSNYGKTNTFRRELIAKSPAMIGTVPIYDAVGYLDKDLLEIGAKDFLKVVEAHAKEGVDFMTIHAGINRRAVEAFRREGREMNIVSRGGSLLFAWMEMTGNENPFYEYYDDVLEILHEYDVTISLGDALRPGCLDDSTDAGQVSELIELGSLTERAWDKNVQVMVEGPGHMAMNEIAANMTMQKRLCHNAPFYVLGPLVTDIAPGYDHITSAIGGAIAAAAGADFLCYVTPAEHLRLPDLDDVREGIVAARIAAHAADIAKGVPHAMEPDHRMALARRKMDWDEMFRIAIDGEKAERYFESTPPKDRHTCSMCGKMCAVRTTNLILEGKKVEFCSER, encoded by the coding sequence ATGAGAAACGGCAAGACGCAGATGGAAGCGGCTAAAAACGGAGAGATCACCGAAGAGATGGAGACCGTCGCGAAAAAGGAAAGCATGGAGCCGGAACGGCTGCGGCAGCTCGTCGCCTGCGGCCGGGTCGCGATTCCGGCCAACGTCAATCACAAATCGCTTTCCGCGGAAGGGATCGGCGGGGGGCTGAAAACGAAGATCAATGTGAACCTCGGGATTTCCGGCGACTGCCGGGATTATTCCGTGGAGATGAAGAAAGTCGATCTGGCGCTCCGGTTCGGCGCGGAAGCGATCATGGACCTGAGCAATTACGGGAAGACGAACACCTTCCGCCGGGAGCTGATCGCGAAATCCCCGGCCATGATCGGCACCGTGCCGATCTACGACGCCGTCGGGTATCTCGACAAGGACCTGCTCGAAATCGGCGCGAAGGATTTCTTGAAGGTGGTGGAGGCGCACGCGAAGGAGGGCGTGGATTTCATGACCATCCACGCCGGGATCAACCGGCGCGCGGTAGAGGCGTTCCGGCGCGAGGGGCGCGAGATGAACATCGTGTCCCGCGGCGGCTCCCTGCTGTTCGCGTGGATGGAGATGACCGGGAACGAAAACCCGTTTTACGAATATTATGATGACGTGCTCGAAATCCTGCACGAATACGACGTCACGATCAGCCTGGGGGATGCGCTCCGCCCCGGATGCCTTGACGACAGCACCGACGCGGGCCAGGTCAGCGAGCTGATCGAGCTTGGGAGCCTGACGGAGCGCGCCTGGGACAAGAACGTGCAGGTGATGGTCGAAGGCCCCGGCCACATGGCGATGAACGAGATCGCGGCGAACATGACCATGCAGAAGCGGCTGTGCCACAATGCGCCGTTTTACGTGCTCGGCCCGCTCGTGACCGACATCGCCCCGGGCTACGACCACATCACCTCCGCCATCGGCGGGGCGATCGCCGCCGCCGCCGGCGCGGACTTCCTGTGCTATGTCACGCCTGCGGAGCATCTGCGCCTGCCCGATCTGGATGACGTGCGGGAAGGGATCGTCGCCGCCAGAATCGCGGCGCACGCGGCGGATATCGCGAAGGGGGTTCCCCACGCGATGGAGCCGGACCACCGGATGGCGCTGGCCCGGCGGAAAATGGACTGGGATGAGATGTTCCGGATCGCGATCGACGGGGAAAAGGCGGAGCGGTATTTTGAGAGCACGCCGCCCAAAGACCGCCACACCTGCTCCATGTGCGGAAAAATGTGTGCGGTGCGCACGACGAATCTGATCCTGGAAGGGAAAAAGGTGGAATTCTGCTCGGAGCGGTGA